The following proteins come from a genomic window of Salvia hispanica cultivar TCC Black 2014 chromosome 4, UniMelb_Shisp_WGS_1.0, whole genome shotgun sequence:
- the LOC125223916 gene encoding protein SOSEKI 1-like isoform X1 codes for MEYTDFHNGRIVRRRIMEAKGGAQVRRLQILYFLSRNGCNEHPHLIRIHHLSNNGVRLRDIKRWLGELRGKDMPESFAWSYKRTYKAGYVWQDILDDDLVTPISDNEYVIKGSEILSTNHNIEISTHRQKPLQDSSKDMQIASPTATDIHSSDSSNYASSETPSVGSQTSTSADDSVNHILEESSHRSNREAVSNQKKRKTNKLEIISIKGIRKTAATSDKPHHRKSRSGGLFRNFISCGGVDTNDSVVVMASQWYKPLLKTCSGNSADGVRDPAPAKEKPHVAWPLYGPNCSQCGKTFKPEKLQSHMNSCKGMKALAKAKSTSSRNEDSVSAYLPTHKS; via the exons ATGGAATATACGGATTTTCACAATGGACGAATAGTCAGAAG GAGAATAATGGAGGCAAAAGGTGGTGCACAAGTGAGGCGACTTCAAATACTATACTTTCTAAGTCGAAACGGTTGCAACGAACATCCTCATCTTATTCGAATCCATCATCTCTCCAATAATGGTGTTCGACTCAGAG ACATCAAGAGATGGTTGGGAGAATTGCGAGGAAAAGACATGCCAGAATCATTTGCTTGGTCTTACAAGAG GACATACAAGGCAGGCTACGTATGGCAAGACATACTAGATGACGACCTAGTTACTCCCATCTCAGACAATGAATATGTCATCAAAGGCTCTGAAATTCTCTCCACTAATCACAACATAG AAATCTCAACACATAGGCAAAAACCACTTCAAGATTCATCAAAAGATATGCAGATAGCATCACCCACTGCCACTGACATCCATTCATCAGACAGCTCCAACTATGCCTCATCAGAAACACCAAGCGTTGGATCACAAACATCCACCTCAGCAGATGATTCAGTGAACCACATACTAGAAGAGAGCTCTCACAGATCCAACCGGGAAGCTGTATCGAAccaaaagaagaggaagactAACAAACTCGAGATAATCAGCATCAAGGGCATTCGTAAAACAGCTGCCACATCCGATAAACCCCATCACAGAAAGAGCCGTTCTGGTGGTCTATTCCGGAATTTCATCAGCTGTGGTGGCGTAGATACAAATGACTCAGTCGTGGTGATGGCCAGCCAGTGGTATAAGCCACTCTTGAAGACGTGCTCAGGTAACTCAGCCGACGGGGTGAGGGATCCTGCGCCTGCCAAGGAGAAGCCTCATGTTGCTTGGCCACTCTACGGGCCTAACTGCTC GCAATGTGGGAAGACATTTAAACCGGAGAAACTGCAATCACATATGAACTCCTGCAAGGGGATGAAAGCCTTGGCCAAGGCGAAATCAACATCATCCAGAAACGAAGACTCAGTGTCTGCATATCTACCTACTCACAAAAGTTAG
- the LOC125223916 gene encoding protein SOSEKI 1-like isoform X2, protein MEYTDFHNGRIVRRRIMEAKGGAQVRRLQILYFLSRNGCNEHPHLIRIHHLSNNGVRLRDIKRWLGELRGKDMPESFAWSYKRTYKAGYVWQDILDDDLVTPISDNEYVIKGSEILSTNHNIEISTHRQKPLQDSSKDMQIASPTATDIHSSDSSNYASSETPSVGSQTSTSADDSVNHILEESSHRSNREAVSNQKKRKTNKLEIISIKGIRKTAATSDKPHHRKSRSGGLFRNFISCGGVDTNDSVVVMASQWYKPLLKTCSGNSADGVRDPAPAKEKPHVAWPLYGPNCSHLNRRNCNHI, encoded by the exons ATGGAATATACGGATTTTCACAATGGACGAATAGTCAGAAG GAGAATAATGGAGGCAAAAGGTGGTGCACAAGTGAGGCGACTTCAAATACTATACTTTCTAAGTCGAAACGGTTGCAACGAACATCCTCATCTTATTCGAATCCATCATCTCTCCAATAATGGTGTTCGACTCAGAG ACATCAAGAGATGGTTGGGAGAATTGCGAGGAAAAGACATGCCAGAATCATTTGCTTGGTCTTACAAGAG GACATACAAGGCAGGCTACGTATGGCAAGACATACTAGATGACGACCTAGTTACTCCCATCTCAGACAATGAATATGTCATCAAAGGCTCTGAAATTCTCTCCACTAATCACAACATAG AAATCTCAACACATAGGCAAAAACCACTTCAAGATTCATCAAAAGATATGCAGATAGCATCACCCACTGCCACTGACATCCATTCATCAGACAGCTCCAACTATGCCTCATCAGAAACACCAAGCGTTGGATCACAAACATCCACCTCAGCAGATGATTCAGTGAACCACATACTAGAAGAGAGCTCTCACAGATCCAACCGGGAAGCTGTATCGAAccaaaagaagaggaagactAACAAACTCGAGATAATCAGCATCAAGGGCATTCGTAAAACAGCTGCCACATCCGATAAACCCCATCACAGAAAGAGCCGTTCTGGTGGTCTATTCCGGAATTTCATCAGCTGTGGTGGCGTAGATACAAATGACTCAGTCGTGGTGATGGCCAGCCAGTGGTATAAGCCACTCTTGAAGACGTGCTCAGGTAACTCAGCCGACGGGGTGAGGGATCCTGCGCCTGCCAAGGAGAAGCCTCATGTTGCTTGGCCACTCTACGGGCCTAACTGCTC ACATTTAAACCGGAGAAACTGCAATCACATATGA